The Vicia villosa cultivar HV-30 ecotype Madison, WI linkage group LG1, Vvil1.0, whole genome shotgun sequence genome includes a region encoding these proteins:
- the LOC131649688 gene encoding uncharacterized protein LOC131649688, with protein sequence MQEVRRHFRPELLNRLDEVVVFDPLSHEQLRKVAKLQMKDVASRLAKKGIALAVTDSALDLILAESYDPVEDLLIYYLLKLRDKVEDLFSYSLLQVKRSSVKLDIDRKFSNALLVTVISSDVWIGYELIIEVIVISQEKTDMPVTLCYIMLLQ encoded by the exons ATGCAGGAAGTAAGACGACATTTCAGGCCAGAGCTATTGAATCGACTTGATGAAGTTGTTGTATTTGATCCTCTTTCACATGAACAATTGAGAAAGGTTGCAAAATTGCAAATGAAGGATGTAGCTAGTCGTCTTGCTAAGAAAGGAATTGCATTGGCAGTGACTGATTCAGCACTAGATTTAATTCTTGCCGAGAGCTATGATCCT GTAGAAGACTTACTAATATATTATTTGTTGAAGTTACGTGATAAGGTAGAAGACTTGTTTAGTTACAGCCTGCTGCAA GTAAAACGGAGTTCTGTTAAGTTGGATATAGACAGGAAATTCTCAAATGCACTACTAGTAACGGTGATATCCTCAGATGTTTGGATAGGTTATGAG TTGATAATTGAAGTTATTGTTATATCTCAAGAAAAAACTGATATGCCTGTTACACTGTGTTATATTATGCTGCTGCAGTAG